The stretch of DNA CTCCTTGAGACTCAGTGAGTCCAAATCTTCTCCCATATAGTGCCTGCAAAAAATTGCAAACAAAACCCTATGTTACTCggatttttaaaatactaatatcTTGTATCCATATCTAACACTAAtccaagtatatatatatatagaattatACCTGTGATTTTTCTGCAAGAGGTCAACCTTAGCCTTAAGTCTATTATACTCCATGGACCAGTTGCCCTGCAGATTTGTATACCATAACATTAACacccattttttttccttttatgttatgtgctatatatatatatatgtataagaatTATATACCTGAGGTTGAGATTCAGTAGCAACAAGCTGTCTCTCAGCATAGGAATACCTTTCATAGCGTTCAAGTATCTTTTCCATACTGAGTTACATGCAGAAAAAAGGTtcataaatttgaaaaagaaatgaaatttatttatttttcttttaaaaatgtaaagacaATTTTAGAACTTATAAACCCTAATTCACAATTCCATTTTTCAAGTTGCAAGGAAAGAACCAAACCCTAACAAATGTGAAGTTTACTTTACTTCTACAATATATTATGCAAATATTTgctctaatttatttttataaaaatagattcaaaaaTATTCGAATCCATTatcaaaatttacatttataATCAAACAATCTTTAACATGtacatcaagaaaaaaaaaatcactcaATAAATCAAAACCAATAAATTGCTACTACTTATAAATGTTCATTGTTTATTAGTAAACTCTATGtaaatattttctatattatttaatatttttttaattgtaaaaaaaattaagatataaAATTTGAGGTATAAATtaggaaaattttttaatatctataagtaattattttaatttggaaCAGGTAAAAGCTCAACTAGTAACTTACTTattctcaataatttttttataaaaaattgaaattttaaattattttgaaaaccataaatagataattaaaaatatatatagccCACATATACACCccaaaaaatggaaagaaaaaataataacattaaagaacaaaaaatttgagagaattttctGTCTTTTTTTCCCTGGTAAATTGCttaaattattgaatatttaacattttaaaaaatatttttttgtttaaactaTAAAAAAGATGTatcattttttagggtttttagcttAGGTGTGGGAGTTTCTTGAACTAgaaacagaaaataaaaccaGAGAGGGTTTAGGTTTCAAGAGctgctgaagaagaagaagaagaagatataattatgtaccccaaaataataccaaaaaaagtgtgtaagtaaaaattaaaaaggaaatgaGGAAATGAAAATAGGGTTtatttaagtatcaaattaaatGCTGagcaaaaaaatatcaaattaaacatttttttccaagagaaaaataaattataaacaaCATATAAACATAGGGTTAGGTATTTTTTTCTTATCTTTTATTTCTTGGtataatttagttcatttaatagatttttttttgtattttctcctAATTAAGAAAGTTAGACCATTTgaacatgaaaaaaataaagaatcataaaaaaagggaaaaaaattattgTTCTTCCATTGGTCAATAACTTCCTTAACCagatttgacaaaaaattctTTCTCACAAACTTGGTCATTCATTTTAGTACTTTCATGATCCTTTTACATGTTTTTCATTACACAAACATGTCCTGTTACCTAAAATGCTACCTCAACATGTCTTAAATTCTTTCACCTGCATGAAAATACATGAAACAAGCAATAAAAACCGAAAACCGAAAAAAGAAACCCAGATTTTTAAAACATGGATCTGCCGTTGAGAtacgaaaaaaaaaacaaaacagaaatattattgtttttttttaccaGGAATCAGTTGAGTACTCAAAGAGTTTGCCTTTATGGGAGAAGACAATTAAAGCAACTTCAGCATCACAAAGAACAGAGATCTCATGAGCTTTCTTCAATAAACCAGCTCTTCTTTTGGAAAAAGTAACTTGTCTGTTGATCTTGTTTTCAATCCTTTTTAATTGAACCCTACCTCTtcccatg from Gossypium hirsutum isolate 1008001.06 chromosome D04, Gossypium_hirsutum_v2.1, whole genome shotgun sequence encodes:
- the LOC107898737 gene encoding truncated transcription factor CAULIFLOWER A-like isoform X2; this encodes MGRGRVQLKRIENKINRQVTFSKRRAGLLKKAHEISVLCDAEVALIVFSHKGKLFEYSTDSCMEKILERYERYSYAERQLVATESQPQGNWSMEYNRLKAKVDLLQKNHRHYMGEDLDSLSLKELQNLEQQLDTAIKHIRSKKRKEKAIQEQNAMLAKQIKEREKTVAQAQQSQWGQHQQQLGLNTSTSFLLPQPPHPCLNIGGTYQEEATDQVRRNELDLTLEPIYTCHLGYFAA
- the LOC107898737 gene encoding truncated transcription factor CAULIFLOWER A-like isoform X1: MGRGRVQLKRIENKINRQVTFSKRRAGLLKKAHEISVLCDAEVALIVFSHKGKLFEYSTDSCMEKILERYERYSYAERQLVATESQPQGNWSMEYNRLKAKVDLLQKNHRHYMGEDLDSLSLKELQNLEQQLDTAIKHIRSKKNQLISESISELQRKEKAIQEQNAMLAKQIKEREKTVAQAQQSQWGQHQQQLGLNTSTSFLLPQPPHPCLNIGGTYQEEATDQVRRNELDLTLEPIYTCHLGYFAA